Proteins from a genomic interval of Ferrovibrio terrae:
- a CDS encoding DUF4089 domain-containing protein, translating into MSKDTFDAEAFMEATAAAMNLTIAPEWKPNVLDNLIRSRQIALAVLDFPLPDTIEPASVFKP; encoded by the coding sequence ATGAGCAAGGATACGTTCGACGCCGAAGCCTTCATGGAGGCCACAGCCGCCGCGATGAACCTGACCATCGCGCCGGAATGGAAACCAAACGTGCTCGATAATCTCATCCGGTCGCGCCAGATCGCCTTGGCCGTACTGGACTTCCCGCTGCCCGATACAATCGAGCCGGCCTCGGTGTTCAAACCCTGA
- a CDS encoding ABC transporter substrate-binding protein — protein MFSKLTALVMGGMLVAGSAMAQDTNIKFTLGWKTQGSDAAYLLALEKGYFKAEGLNVVIDQGEGSGATVTRIMSGAYDAGFGDVNAIIQNASTRPQDSPVMVYQMWNQPPFTIGVKKSSGINTIKDLEGRTLGGSQGTPTMRLLPVFVRKNGLDASKIKTTNMAPNLQEPMLIKGDVDGVLVFNITSYFNLVLNRQDPDKDYKWFNFGDYGMDLYSNGMMVSRKLIQTNPKAVAGLVRAVNKAMLEIGKDQNLGMTAVAKYDNLVDIPVEKRRLQYSFDNLIVSPEMKEIGIGDIKDDRMARAIAIVVEGYQLERAPAVSEVFSREFLPPKSERALTYTKN, from the coding sequence ATGTTTTCAAAGCTGACAGCACTGGTCATGGGCGGCATGCTGGTTGCCGGTTCCGCCATGGCGCAGGATACTAATATCAAGTTCACCCTGGGCTGGAAGACCCAGGGCAGCGATGCGGCCTATCTGCTGGCGTTGGAAAAGGGCTACTTCAAGGCCGAAGGCCTGAACGTGGTGATCGACCAGGGCGAAGGCTCGGGCGCCACAGTCACCCGCATCATGTCGGGCGCCTATGACGCCGGCTTCGGCGATGTCAATGCCATCATCCAGAACGCCTCGACGCGGCCGCAGGACTCGCCGGTCATGGTTTACCAGATGTGGAACCAGCCGCCTTTCACCATCGGCGTCAAGAAAAGCAGTGGCATCAACACGATCAAGGACCTGGAAGGCCGAACCCTGGGCGGATCCCAGGGCACGCCGACCATGCGCCTGCTGCCGGTTTTCGTGCGCAAAAACGGCCTGGACGCCAGCAAGATCAAGACGACCAACATGGCGCCGAACCTGCAGGAGCCAATGCTGATCAAGGGCGATGTCGATGGCGTGCTCGTGTTCAACATCACCAGCTACTTCAACCTGGTGCTGAACCGCCAGGATCCGGACAAGGACTACAAGTGGTTCAACTTTGGCGACTACGGCATGGATCTGTATTCCAACGGCATGATGGTGTCGCGCAAGCTGATCCAGACCAATCCGAAGGCGGTCGCTGGCCTGGTGCGTGCCGTCAACAAGGCGATGCTGGAAATCGGCAAGGACCAGAATCTGGGCATGACCGCGGTCGCCAAGTATGACAACCTGGTCGATATTCCGGTCGAGAAGCGTCGCCTGCAGTACTCCTTCGATAACCTGATCGTCTCGCCCGAGATGAAGGAAATCGGCATCGGCGACATCAAGGATGACCGCATGGCCCGTGCCATTGCCATCGTGGTGGAAGGCTACCAGCTGGAGCGCGCTCCAGCCGTGTCGGAAGTCTTCTCCCGCGAATTCCTGCCGCCGAAAAGTGAGCGCGCACTCACCTATACCAAGAACTAA
- a CDS encoding GntR family transcriptional regulator — protein sequence MAKSSAKRQREPAEDKVGTICRALRRAIIEQALEPGAKLPEDALGERFGVSRTIARQALGQLAAEGLVELRRNRIAVVATPSWQEARTTFDVRMELERLVVRQLAGHLSKTQLAELKAHVDKEDAARNGPDAISIRLATEFHILLAQMTSSPILTRYVSEVAYRCCLTLSTFSRPHSSECGITEHRAIIDALASGRTDDVMSMMHHHLDAVASRALVAPSKQRSQDLVDILAPYADEIEPTPQKPRRSAA from the coding sequence ATGGCCAAGAGCAGTGCCAAGAGGCAGCGCGAACCTGCCGAGGACAAGGTCGGTACCATCTGTCGCGCGCTTCGCCGCGCCATTATCGAACAGGCGCTTGAACCGGGCGCCAAACTCCCCGAGGACGCGCTGGGGGAACGCTTCGGCGTCAGCCGCACCATCGCGCGCCAGGCACTTGGACAGCTTGCGGCCGAGGGCCTGGTCGAGTTGCGGCGCAACCGCATTGCGGTGGTGGCGACGCCTAGCTGGCAGGAAGCGCGCACCACTTTCGATGTGCGCATGGAGCTGGAGCGGCTGGTGGTGCGCCAACTCGCCGGTCATCTCAGCAAGACGCAGCTTGCCGAACTGAAGGCCCATGTCGACAAGGAAGATGCTGCGCGTAACGGACCGGACGCGATCTCGATCCGTCTCGCCACCGAATTCCATATCTTGCTGGCGCAGATGACCAGCAGTCCGATCCTCACCCGCTATGTCAGCGAGGTGGCCTATCGCTGCTGCCTGACGCTCTCGACGTTCAGCCGGCCGCATTCATCGGAATGCGGCATTACCGAGCATCGCGCCATCATCGATGCACTGGCCAGCGGGCGCACCGACGACGTTATGTCCATGATGCATCACCATTTGGACGCTGTAGCCAGCCGTGCGCTGGTCGCGCCATCGAAGCAGCGCAGCCAGGATCTGGTCGATATCCTGGCACCCTATGCCGACGAAATCGAACCGACGCCACAGAAGCCGCGCCGTAGTGCCGCCTGA
- a CDS encoding DUF6282 family protein: MTDPILMFSKTVEEYSDAPDSVIEDILRGGVDLHCHSGPSVMPRSLNHLQAILEAQEAGMHAVLFKDHYYSVTPVAKFLEETMPDLRINLLSGVALNNTVGGLNIYAVDHMLKLGGQIVWMPTFSAANHLRHGHRHVILPTKEQMLKPTGLSVVDDKGDLKEEVKPILDLIAEADAVLSAGHLHISEIWPLFDEAKKRGVKRLLVNHPTFVIDATLRDIKELVGMGAYIEHSFCMFINETYNKKFTGEQLKQLIEAAGVDHTILGSDLGQAKNPHPVAGFRAVIRLCLGLGYNETEIRKMIGQNACKLMGLQEPELRVVDAAK, from the coding sequence ATGACCGATCCCATTCTTATGTTTTCCAAGACCGTCGAAGAGTATTCCGACGCGCCGGATTCGGTGATCGAGGACATTCTGCGTGGCGGTGTCGATCTGCATTGCCATAGCGGCCCGTCGGTGATGCCGCGCTCGCTCAATCACCTGCAGGCGATCCTGGAAGCGCAGGAGGCTGGCATGCATGCCGTGCTGTTCAAGGATCACTACTATTCTGTCACGCCGGTAGCAAAATTCCTCGAAGAGACGATGCCGGATCTGCGGATCAATCTTCTAAGCGGCGTAGCACTCAACAATACCGTCGGCGGACTCAACATCTATGCCGTCGATCACATGCTGAAGCTCGGCGGGCAGATCGTGTGGATGCCGACTTTCAGTGCCGCTAACCATCTGCGCCACGGTCACCGGCATGTCATCCTGCCGACCAAAGAGCAGATGCTGAAGCCGACCGGCCTGTCGGTGGTTGATGACAAAGGTGACCTGAAGGAAGAGGTCAAGCCAATTCTGGATCTGATCGCCGAGGCCGATGCCGTTCTGTCGGCTGGCCACCTGCATATCAGTGAAATCTGGCCGCTATTCGATGAAGCGAAGAAGCGTGGCGTGAAACGCCTGCTGGTCAACCATCCGACCTTCGTGATCGATGCCACGCTGCGCGACATCAAAGAACTGGTCGGAATGGGTGCCTATATCGAGCATTCCTTCTGCATGTTCATCAACGAGACCTACAACAAGAAATTCACCGGCGAGCAACTCAAACAGCTGATCGAGGCGGCTGGTGTCGATCACACGATCCTGGGTTCCGATCTGGGCCAGGCGAAGAATCCACATCCGGTCGCGGGTTTCCGCGCCGTGATCCGGCTTTGCCTCGGACTTGGCTACAACGAAACCGAAATCCGCAAGATGATCGGACAGAATGCCTGCAAGCTGATGGGATTGCAGGAACCAGAACTGCGAGTGGTGGATGCGGCCAAGTGA
- the hpxZ gene encoding oxalurate catabolism protein HpxZ has translation MDINIPEVVAEMTEAFMRYEKALTTNDVAVLDELFHNSPLTLRYGVTENLHSYDEIRAFRAGRPSVGLEREIYNTRITTYGRDFATANTEFKRKNSTKTGRQSQTWIRTADGWRVVSAHVSLLEA, from the coding sequence ATGGACATCAATATTCCCGAGGTCGTGGCCGAAATGACCGAAGCCTTCATGCGCTATGAAAAGGCGCTGACCACCAACGATGTCGCCGTTCTGGATGAGCTGTTCCACAACAGTCCGCTGACATTGCGCTATGGCGTGACCGAAAACCTGCATTCCTACGACGAGATCAGGGCGTTTCGTGCCGGCCGCCCTTCAGTGGGACTTGAGCGCGAGATCTACAACACGCGCATCACCACCTATGGCCGCGACTTCGCCACGGCAAATACAGAATTCAAGCGCAAGAACAGCACCAAGACCGGGCGCCAGAGCCAGACCTGGATCCGCACGGCCGATGGCTGGCGCGTCGTCTCAGCGCATGTGAGCCTGCTCGAAGCCTGA
- a CDS encoding ABC transporter permease: MPTNLRQKVWSFGLIVLFFVGWEVFCLASGMSDLILPRPSQVVETLINRFPVLWPHIIRTIYTTLLGFALGVALGVVLGAMIGVSRVAYDTAYPLLIGFSSIPKVAVVPIFVLWFGSGEVPAILTSISICFFPIVVNIATGLATTEPEMEDVLKALGASKFDILWNVGLPRTMPFFFASLKVAITYAFVGTVLSETVASNRGIGNVMMTASSNFNVPLVFAGLFILAGLGVLLYLLFSLIEGRVTGWATRKNDIAV, encoded by the coding sequence ATGCCAACAAATCTGCGCCAGAAAGTCTGGTCCTTCGGACTGATCGTACTGTTCTTCGTTGGCTGGGAAGTATTTTGCCTGGCCAGCGGTATGTCAGACCTGATCCTGCCGCGTCCGTCGCAGGTGGTGGAAACGCTGATCAACCGCTTCCCGGTCCTGTGGCCACATATCATCCGCACCATTTACACCACACTGCTCGGATTTGCGCTTGGCGTTGCACTCGGCGTGGTGCTGGGGGCGATGATCGGTGTGTCGCGGGTGGCTTACGATACGGCCTATCCACTGCTGATCGGTTTTTCCTCGATCCCGAAAGTCGCAGTGGTGCCGATCTTCGTGCTGTGGTTCGGCTCGGGCGAAGTGCCGGCGATCCTCACCTCGATCTCGATCTGCTTTTTTCCCATCGTGGTCAACATTGCCACCGGCCTCGCCACCACCGAGCCGGAAATGGAAGATGTGCTGAAGGCGCTGGGCGCCAGCAAGTTCGACATCCTGTGGAATGTCGGCCTGCCGCGTACGATGCCCTTCTTCTTCGCCTCGTTGAAAGTGGCGATCACCTATGCCTTCGTCGGCACCGTGCTGTCCGAAACTGTCGCCTCCAACCGCGGCATCGGCAACGTGATGATGACGGCGTCTTCCAACTTCAACGTGCCGCTGGTGTTCGCCGGCCTGTTCATTCTCGCGGGCCTGGGCGTGCTGCTTTACCTGCTGTTTTCGCTGATCGAGGGGCGCGTCACCGGTTGGGCCACGCGTAAGAACGACATCGCGGTTTGA
- a CDS encoding nuclear transport factor 2 family protein yields MNSFARQTLPDAEPDAEIVRAYLEASMAPDPDRAATYMLPGTRITFTGGRVFDHPRGPTGFNAGRYRWVKKRMDRFDVCPGEGETVVYSVGTLYGEWPDGTPFEGNRYVDRFVVRDGKIVAMDVWNDSAERILTRKGIEA; encoded by the coding sequence GTGAATTCCTTCGCCAGACAGACCCTGCCGGATGCCGAGCCAGACGCTGAGATCGTGCGCGCCTATCTCGAGGCCTCGATGGCGCCGGATCCGGACCGTGCCGCCACCTACATGCTGCCCGGCACCAGGATTACCTTCACCGGCGGCAGGGTCTTCGACCATCCGCGTGGGCCGACCGGTTTCAATGCTGGTCGCTATCGCTGGGTAAAAAAGCGCATGGACCGCTTCGATGTCTGCCCGGGCGAGGGCGAGACTGTGGTCTACAGCGTCGGCACGCTCTATGGCGAATGGCCTGACGGTACGCCTTTCGAAGGCAACCGCTATGTCGACCGCTTCGTGGTGCGCGATGGCAAGATCGTCGCCATGGATGTGTGGAACGACAGCGCCGAACGCATTCTCACCCGCAAGGGTATCGAGGCCTGA
- a CDS encoding amidohydrolase family protein: MGHVHATSLFCGPEQGLKHDAVLTHEGGVIVSIEAAAKPEPGRRLVIPALVNAHDHARPAASSFGSLNMPLETWILRSPLITPPDPYLTAAISFGRNVRAGTGTMMVHYTKPSGRMGMADEARAIARAAGDVGIRIAFALAVRDQNPLVYGDAAEILAGLPPVHRAVIEQGLPPSPPSPQAYLDLIEEIATAIAGPMVDVQLGPAGVQWCSRPLLEAIAAHSARTGRRIHMHLLETVYQRRWADQAFPEGVVHYLRDIGFLSERVTLAHCIHARPGELDMIARSGARIVTNFSSNLHLHSGLAPISDAHRRGCAIAVGVDGVALDEDDDALREMRLVQMAHDGIGFERTWSRAEFLGLAIRNGRRATGAPGAGWLQPGEPADYAVIDYDRLDRDAIMPVDPLDLLFARGNASHVTEVVVAGRIVARAGLPTGIDLPAMEADLRAAYRKAIDAQSGFLSAWTVLEGAVSRWYTETCGCGA; this comes from the coding sequence ATGGGGCACGTTCATGCCACCAGCCTCTTCTGCGGTCCCGAACAAGGCCTGAAGCATGACGCCGTCCTCACGCATGAGGGCGGCGTCATCGTTTCTATCGAAGCGGCGGCCAAGCCGGAGCCGGGCCGCCGGCTGGTGATCCCGGCGTTGGTGAACGCGCATGACCATGCCCGGCCGGCCGCGTCATCCTTCGGCAGCCTGAACATGCCGCTGGAAACCTGGATCCTGCGTTCACCGCTGATCACGCCGCCCGATCCTTACCTGACGGCCGCCATATCTTTCGGCCGCAATGTCCGCGCCGGCACCGGCACCATGATGGTGCATTACACCAAGCCGAGCGGCCGTATGGGCATGGCGGACGAAGCCAGAGCTATCGCCCGCGCCGCTGGTGATGTCGGTATCCGTATCGCCTTTGCACTGGCGGTGCGCGACCAGAATCCGCTGGTCTATGGTGATGCCGCCGAGATTCTCGCCGGACTGCCGCCGGTCCACCGCGCCGTCATCGAGCAGGGCCTGCCACCCAGCCCGCCATCACCGCAGGCCTATCTCGACCTGATCGAAGAGATCGCCACGGCCATCGCCGGCCCGATGGTGGATGTGCAGCTTGGCCCTGCCGGCGTGCAGTGGTGTTCGCGGCCGCTGCTGGAGGCGATTGCCGCGCATTCTGCCCGTACCGGCAGGCGCATCCACATGCATCTGCTGGAAACCGTCTACCAGCGGCGCTGGGCGGATCAGGCTTTCCCCGAAGGCGTGGTGCATTACCTGCGCGACATCGGTTTTCTGTCCGAACGGGTGACGCTGGCGCATTGCATCCATGCCCGGCCGGGCGAACTCGACATGATTGCGCGATCCGGGGCGCGGATTGTGACGAATTTCAGCTCGAACCTGCACTTGCATTCCGGTCTGGCACCGATCTCCGACGCTCACCGCCGCGGTTGCGCCATTGCGGTCGGCGTGGATGGGGTGGCGCTGGATGAAGACGATGATGCCCTGCGCGAAATGCGTCTGGTGCAGATGGCGCATGACGGTATCGGCTTCGAGCGGACCTGGAGTCGCGCGGAATTTCTCGGCCTTGCGATCCGCAATGGTCGCCGCGCCACCGGAGCACCCGGCGCTGGTTGGCTGCAGCCGGGCGAACCGGCCGACTATGCTGTGATCGATTATGACCGGCTTGACCGCGATGCCATCATGCCAGTCGATCCGCTCGATCTGCTGTTTGCCCGCGGGAATGCCTCACATGTGACAGAGGTTGTGGTGGCGGGACGCATCGTGGCGCGCGCCGGCCTGCCGACGGGCATAGACCTGCCGGCAATGGAGGCCGATCTGCGGGCCGCCTACCGCAAGGCGATAGACGCTCAGTCAGGATTCCTGTCGGCCTGGACTGTGCTGGAGGGTGCAGTCAGCCGCTGGTACACCGAGACTTGCGGCTGCGGGGCATGA
- a CDS encoding amidohydrolase family protein has product MSSDAAFDLILRQARLADAAVPVDIGIRGGRIAALGQLQTPATLVCEAAGRAVLPGFVDTHVHLDKACLLGRCGHAHSEAGHGGDLSAAIRAVSELKRGFTEEDVYARGARVLDMAIVKGTTRMRTHVEVDPRVELRSFAAIRKLKQDYAWAIDLQICVFPQEGLTNDPGTEDLLVAALKDGADLLGGCPYTDSDPEAQIARLFALARNFDVDLDFHLDFDLNPSWRHLDEVCRQTVAHGWQGRVAIGHVTKLSALPPEDLAAAARLLAESGVALTVLPATDLYLTGRNASHNVPRGLTPAHRLVQLGVTCSIATNNVLNPFTPFGDASLLRMANFYANVAQMDPDDFAACLDLVTHLPARLMKLSDYGIAVGNPADLVVLDSAQPSDALAELAEPCMVFKNGRQTVRREPAQILRRP; this is encoded by the coding sequence ATGTCGTCAGATGCTGCCTTCGACCTGATTCTGCGCCAGGCCCGCCTGGCCGACGCCGCCGTGCCGGTCGATATCGGCATCCGCGGGGGCCGGATTGCCGCTCTCGGGCAGCTTCAGACGCCGGCCACCCTGGTTTGCGAGGCGGCGGGTCGGGCCGTGCTGCCCGGTTTCGTCGATACCCATGTGCATCTCGACAAAGCCTGCCTGCTCGGCCGCTGCGGCCACGCGCATTCCGAGGCCGGGCATGGCGGCGACCTGTCGGCGGCGATCCGCGCGGTCTCGGAGCTGAAACGCGGCTTCACCGAGGAGGATGTCTATGCCCGTGGCGCCCGCGTGCTGGACATGGCCATCGTCAAAGGCACGACCCGGATGCGCACCCATGTCGAGGTCGATCCACGTGTCGAGCTGCGCAGCTTCGCAGCAATCAGGAAACTGAAACAGGATTACGCCTGGGCGATCGACCTGCAGATTTGCGTCTTCCCCCAGGAAGGCCTGACCAACGATCCCGGCACCGAGGATCTGCTGGTGGCGGCGCTGAAAGATGGCGCTGACCTGCTCGGCGGCTGCCCCTACACCGACAGCGATCCTGAGGCCCAGATCGCGCGGCTGTTTGCACTGGCACGGAACTTTGATGTCGATCTCGACTTCCACCTCGATTTCGACCTCAACCCGTCCTGGCGTCATCTGGACGAGGTCTGCCGGCAGACCGTCGCGCATGGCTGGCAGGGTCGCGTGGCCATCGGCCATGTCACGAAACTTTCGGCTCTGCCGCCGGAAGACTTGGCGGCGGCGGCGCGACTGCTGGCCGAGAGCGGCGTGGCACTCACGGTGCTGCCAGCCACTGACCTTTACTTAACCGGTCGCAATGCCAGCCATAACGTACCGCGCGGCCTGACCCCGGCGCACCGTCTGGTCCAGCTGGGCGTGACCTGTTCGATCGCCACCAACAATGTGCTGAACCCTTTCACGCCGTTCGGCGATGCATCCCTGCTGCGAATGGCCAATTTCTACGCGAATGTGGCGCAGATGGATCCGGACGATTTCGCAGCCTGTCTCGACCTGGTGACGCATCTGCCGGCGCGACTGATGAAACTGTCCGACTATGGAATCGCCGTCGGCAACCCGGCCGATCTCGTGGTGCTCGACAGCGCGCAGCCGAGCGACGCGCTGGCTGAACTGGCCGAGCCCTGCATGGTGTTTAAGAATGGCCGCCAGACCGTGCGGCGCGAGCCGGCACAGATCCTGCGACGCCCCTGA
- a CDS encoding ABC transporter ATP-binding protein, with amino-acid sequence MKDIFNKPLLDAQALHKHFAVGKKPGLFERARGATTPVSMLHAVDDVTFTIGKGETLGLVGESGCGKSTLVRILTRLLDLTDGSIHLDGEEIGHLPAKGFGRSPYRPRIQMVFQDAGDSLNPRFTAFTAIADPIRRLKPMPGAALKARVEELAGMCGLPMELLGRFPHQLSGGQKARVGIARAIAVEPDLLILDEPTAALDVSVQVVILQLLEDLKQRLGMSYLFVSHDLNVVRLLCDRVMVMYLGKIVETGPAERVFRKPAHPYTKALLSAIPHFEPGQDTPRLRISGEPRSPIDPDPKVCRFYGRCPNGTEACTEAMPMLQGVGPGHSVACHFPLADTLAGGEESPDPMIEEVA; translated from the coding sequence ATGAAGGATATATTCAACAAACCACTGCTGGATGCACAGGCGCTGCACAAGCATTTCGCGGTTGGCAAGAAGCCCGGCCTGTTTGAACGCGCACGCGGTGCTACAACACCTGTCTCCATGCTGCACGCTGTGGACGACGTCACCTTCACCATCGGCAAGGGCGAGACGCTCGGTCTGGTCGGCGAAAGCGGCTGCGGCAAGTCGACGCTGGTGCGCATCCTGACCCGCCTGCTCGACCTCACCGATGGCAGCATCCATCTCGATGGCGAGGAAATTGGCCATCTGCCAGCGAAGGGCTTTGGCCGCAGTCCTTATCGCCCACGCATTCAGATGGTGTTCCAGGATGCCGGCGACAGCCTCAATCCACGCTTCACGGCGTTCACCGCCATCGCCGACCCGATCCGACGCCTGAAGCCGATGCCAGGGGCTGCGCTGAAGGCCCGCGTCGAGGAATTGGCCGGCATGTGCGGCCTGCCCATGGAACTGCTAGGCCGCTTCCCGCACCAATTGTCGGGCGGCCAGAAGGCGCGTGTAGGTATCGCGCGGGCGATTGCCGTTGAACCAGACCTGCTGATCCTCGACGAGCCGACCGCAGCCCTCGACGTTTCGGTGCAGGTAGTGATCTTGCAGTTGCTGGAAGACCTGAAACAGCGGCTCGGCATGAGCTATCTCTTTGTCAGCCACGATCTCAACGTGGTGCGGCTGCTCTGTGATCGCGTCATGGTGATGTATCTGGGCAAGATCGTGGAAACCGGACCAGCCGAGCGGGTATTCCGCAAGCCGGCGCATCCCTATACGAAGGCGTTGCTCTCCGCGATCCCGCATTTCGAGCCAGGGCAAGACACCCCGCGCCTGCGGATTTCCGGCGAGCCGCGCAGCCCGATCGATCCCGATCCGAAAGTCTGCCGTTTCTACGGGCGCTGTCCGAACGGCACCGAGGCCTGTACCGAGGCGATGCCGATGCTGCAGGGTGTCGGCCCTGGCCATTCCGTTGCCTGCCACTTCCCGCTGGCCGATACTCTCGCCGGGGGCGAAGAGAGTCCCGACCCAATGATCGAGGAGGTCGCATGA
- a CDS encoding AtzE family amidohydrolase, which yields MIDFQSKAHEIAAAVRGGRISATEALRVSLARIEATNATLNAFTAVTSERARARAAAIDQAHDEGKTLGPLAGVPFAVKNLFDVAGLSTLAGSKINRDDPPARADATLVQRLEAAGAILVGALNMGEYAYDFTGENIHYGPSRNPHDPTCMSGGSSGGSGTSVAAGMVPLALGSDTNGSIRVPSSLCGLFGLKPTFGRLSRHGSFLFVADLDHLGPMARSATDLALSYDAMQGPDENDSWCAQRPVEPVTAKLDGGIDGLRIAVADDYFMVLGDPEVHEAVAAFAKALKTERRITIPEAGRGRAAAYVITTVEGANLHRERLKTRANDFDPAVRDRFLAGLMLPSDWLVQAHRFRAWYRARVAEVFRDVDIILAPATPRVAPKLGQVMMTLNGAEMPVRANLGLFTQPISAIGLPVVTAPYAERAGKLPIGVQIIAAPWKEELALRVARHLETIGIAASKAV from the coding sequence ATGATCGATTTCCAGAGCAAGGCGCATGAAATTGCCGCTGCCGTGCGCGGCGGCAGGATTTCCGCAACCGAAGCACTCCGTGTCTCATTGGCCCGCATCGAGGCAACCAATGCCACGCTCAACGCCTTCACCGCCGTCACGTCTGAACGTGCCCGTGCCCGCGCCGCCGCCATCGACCAGGCGCATGACGAAGGCAAGACGCTGGGGCCGCTCGCAGGTGTGCCTTTCGCCGTCAAAAATCTGTTCGATGTGGCCGGCCTGTCGACGCTGGCCGGCTCAAAGATCAACCGTGACGATCCCCCGGCCAGAGCCGATGCCACGCTGGTGCAGCGGCTGGAGGCCGCCGGTGCCATTCTGGTCGGCGCACTCAACATGGGGGAATACGCCTACGACTTCACCGGCGAGAATATCCATTACGGCCCATCGCGTAATCCGCATGATCCGACCTGCATGTCGGGCGGATCATCCGGCGGCTCGGGCACTTCGGTGGCGGCCGGCATGGTGCCGCTGGCGCTCGGTTCGGATACCAACGGCTCAATCCGCGTGCCGTCTTCGCTCTGCGGCCTGTTCGGCCTCAAGCCGACTTTCGGCCGACTGAGCCGTCATGGCAGCTTCCTGTTCGTGGCCGATCTCGATCACCTGGGTCCGATGGCACGCTCGGCGACCGATCTGGCGCTGAGCTATGACGCCATGCAGGGGCCAGACGAGAACGACAGCTGGTGCGCACAGCGGCCGGTGGAACCTGTGACCGCAAAGCTGGATGGCGGCATCGACGGCCTGCGCATCGCCGTGGCTGATGATTACTTCATGGTGCTGGGCGATCCGGAGGTGCATGAAGCCGTCGCCGCCTTTGCGAAAGCGCTGAAGACCGAGCGCCGCATCACCATCCCCGAAGCCGGCCGCGGCCGCGCGGCGGCCTATGTGATCACCACTGTCGAAGGCGCCAACCTGCATCGTGAACGGCTGAAGACCCGCGCCAATGATTTCGACCCCGCCGTGCGCGACCGGTTTCTCGCCGGCCTGATGCTGCCCTCCGACTGGCTGGTGCAGGCGCATCGTTTTCGCGCCTGGTACCGCGCACGTGTGGCCGAAGTGTTCAGGGATGTCGACATCATCCTGGCACCGGCAACCCCGCGCGTCGCGCCGAAGCTCGGCCAGGTGATGATGACGCTGAACGGCGCCGAGATGCCGGTGCGCGCCAACCTCGGCCTGTTCACGCAGCCGATCTCGGCGATTGGCCTGCCTGTCGTGACGGCGCCCTATGCCGAGCGTGCCGGCAAGCTGCCCATCGGCGTGCAGATCATTGCCGCGCCCTGGAAAGAAGAGCTGGCATTGCGGGTGGCCAGACATCTGGAAACCATCGGTATTGCCGCATCGAAAGCCGTCTAG
- a CDS encoding ABC transporter ATP-binding protein yields the protein MNSMQTSAGLTAAGSIEPLRAIELSGAAVTFGRGDKAVPALSETTLRIADGEFVALVGPSGCGKSTILRLASGLVQPTSGAVIVGGREVAAKALRIGMAFQNPTMLPWMTIEQNIMLPLKIVEPYRSDYRRKRRTTFRDKAYALLDQVGLKGFGKHFPWQLSGGMLQRANLCRALIHEPRLLLLDEPFGALDQFTREELWAIMQDLWMTHRPTVLLVTHDLREAGFLASRICVMSARPGRIIDDSAVEFARPRTIAMTFEPDFVTLNQRLRELIVHTRSAPGAGEV from the coding sequence ATGAACAGCATGCAGACATCGGCTGGCCTGACGGCGGCCGGAAGCATCGAACCGCTGCGGGCCATCGAACTGTCCGGCGCGGCGGTCACCTTCGGCCGTGGCGACAAGGCGGTACCCGCCCTGTCGGAAACCACGCTCCGCATCGCCGATGGCGAATTCGTCGCCCTGGTCGGTCCATCCGGCTGCGGCAAGTCGACGATTCTGCGGCTGGCGAGCGGGCTGGTGCAACCGACCAGCGGTGCCGTCATCGTCGGTGGCCGTGAGGTGGCAGCCAAGGCGCTGCGCATCGGCATGGCCTTCCAGAATCCGACCATGCTGCCGTGGATGACGATCGAGCAGAACATCATGCTGCCGCTCAAGATCGTCGAACCCTATCGCTCGGACTATCGCCGCAAGCGCCGTACCACCTTTCGAGACAAGGCCTATGCCCTGCTGGACCAGGTCGGCCTCAAGGGTTTCGGCAAGCATTTTCCCTGGCAACTCTCCGGCGGCATGCTGCAGCGCGCCAATCTTTGCCGCGCGCTGATCCATGAACCCCGCCTGCTGCTGCTGGACGAACCGTTCGGTGCCCTCGACCAGTTCACCCGCGAAGAGCTTTGGGCGATCATGCAGGACCTCTGGATGACACACCGGCCAACTGTTCTGCTGGTGACGCATGACCTGCGTGAGGCCGGCTTCCTGGCCAGCCGAATCTGTGTGATGAGCGCGCGGCCCGGCCGCATCATCGACGACAGCGCGGTGGAATTCGCCCGCCCGCGCACCATCGCCATGACCTTCGAACCGGATTTCGTGACGCTGAACCAGCGCCTGCGCGAACTGATCGTCCATACGCGGAGCGCGCCTGGAGCGGGAGAGGTCTGA